A window of Metabacillus sp. B2-18 contains these coding sequences:
- a CDS encoding ABC transporter substrate-binding protein, giving the protein MKKWLAIFMSVFMVFSLAACSGSTSGESSSDSGSEGGKDEEVTLRIAWWGSEPRHDYTLKVIEMFEKENPGIKIQAEYASWDDYWKKLAPQASAQQLPDIIQMDLSYFSQYAENGQLADLSPYVGNQIDTTNFTDNYINGGKLDDKLYGFNLGVNVVGFHYDEELLKKAGVDSLAEDWTWDDYKELAAKAKDAGIFVDTTMKSDVFFNYYLRTQGKSLFGKDGASLGYDDDQMFIDFFTMASDTVKDGAAPTPDYLAQLKGLEDDPVVKQEAIGIWQWSNQFVGLQQVANRPLKIQNMPGPNTSDGLYLKPSMFWSVAENSEHKEAAAKFIDFFVNNEEANKLILGDRGIPGSSVVKEALKPVLSPEQVQVFDSVEWAEQNSSAFDGPDPVGAGEIIEMLDSLSEQMNYGQLKVEDAAKQFRQQAESILAQNK; this is encoded by the coding sequence ATGAAGAAGTGGTTGGCAATTTTTATGTCGGTTTTTATGGTATTTTCATTAGCAGCTTGTAGTGGAAGTACTTCTGGTGAATCTTCTTCTGATTCAGGATCAGAGGGTGGTAAAGATGAAGAAGTAACACTTCGTATTGCATGGTGGGGTTCTGAACCTCGACATGATTACACACTAAAAGTAATCGAAATGTTCGAAAAAGAAAATCCGGGTATTAAAATTCAAGCAGAATATGCAAGCTGGGATGACTATTGGAAGAAGTTAGCACCTCAGGCCTCAGCTCAACAATTACCTGATATTATTCAAATGGATCTTTCTTACTTTTCACAGTACGCTGAAAATGGTCAGTTAGCTGATTTATCACCTTATGTTGGAAATCAAATTGATACAACGAATTTTACGGACAATTATATCAATGGTGGAAAACTTGATGACAAGTTATATGGCTTTAACTTAGGGGTTAACGTTGTTGGTTTCCATTATGATGAAGAATTATTAAAGAAAGCTGGAGTCGATTCTTTAGCTGAAGATTGGACTTGGGATGATTACAAAGAATTAGCAGCAAAAGCGAAAGATGCTGGAATATTTGTTGATACTACAATGAAATCGGACGTATTCTTTAACTACTATTTAAGAACTCAAGGGAAATCATTATTTGGTAAAGATGGTGCATCATTAGGATATGATGATGATCAAATGTTCATTGACTTCTTTACGATGGCTTCAGATACAGTGAAAGATGGTGCAGCACCTACTCCTGACTACTTAGCTCAGTTAAAAGGTCTTGAAGATGATCCAGTAGTAAAACAAGAAGCAATTGGTATTTGGCAATGGTCAAATCAATTCGTAGGATTACAGCAAGTTGCAAACAGACCACTAAAAATTCAAAACATGCCGGGGCCTAACACAAGTGATGGATTATATTTGAAACCAAGTATGTTTTGGTCTGTTGCTGAAAACTCCGAGCATAAAGAAGCAGCAGCTAAATTTATTGACTTCTTCGTAAACAATGAGGAAGCAAACAAATTAATCTTAGGTGACCGTGGTATCCCAGGTTCATCAGTGGTGAAAGAAGCTCTTAAACCAGTACTTTCTCCTGAACAAGTTCAAGTGTTTGATAGTGTTGAATGGGCTGAACAAAACAGCTCGGCATTTGATGGTCCAGATCCAGTTGGAGCAGGTGAAATCATTGAGATGCTCGACAGTTTATCTGAACAAATGAATTATGGTCAGTTAAAAGTAGAAGATGCAGCTAAACAATTTAGACAGCAAGCAGAAAGCATTTTAGCTCAAAATAAATAG
- a CDS encoding carbohydrate ABC transporter permease: MSARAMKQSVKGYLFISPFIIGFLAFTFIPILTSLYFSFTKYNLFAPPTWIGLENYKKMFTADPRYWQSLKVTLIYVFAGVPLRLGFALLIAMILNTASRAVGLYRSLFYLPSLIGGSVAVAIMWRNIFGDEGIVNLLLGFLGIPDVRWFGDPTAALWMLILLSVWQFGSSMLIFLAGLKSIPVTYYEAASVDGASHWQKFTKITLPMLSPVILFNTIMQTIAAFMTFVPAFIISKGTGGPLDGTLLYSLYLFIQGFEFFNMGYASAMAWVMLIIVGLLTALIFFSSKYWVHYESEGGK; the protein is encoded by the coding sequence ATGAGTGCACGCGCTATGAAGCAAAGTGTAAAAGGCTATTTATTTATCAGTCCCTTTATCATTGGGTTTTTAGCGTTTACGTTTATCCCAATCTTAACCTCATTATATTTTTCTTTTACAAAATATAATTTGTTTGCTCCACCAACGTGGATTGGGCTTGAAAACTATAAAAAAATGTTTACAGCCGATCCAAGATACTGGCAATCTCTTAAAGTGACTCTTATCTATGTATTTGCAGGTGTTCCGCTACGTTTAGGATTCGCTCTTTTAATTGCCATGATCTTAAATACAGCATCAAGAGCAGTTGGTTTATATCGTTCATTATTTTATTTACCCTCTTTAATAGGTGGTAGTGTAGCGGTAGCAATCATGTGGCGAAATATATTTGGTGATGAGGGAATTGTTAACTTACTTTTAGGCTTTTTAGGTATTCCCGATGTTCGTTGGTTTGGAGATCCTACAGCTGCACTGTGGATGTTAATTTTATTATCTGTATGGCAGTTTGGATCATCGATGTTAATTTTCTTAGCTGGATTAAAAAGCATTCCAGTAACATATTACGAGGCTGCAAGCGTAGATGGTGCAAGCCATTGGCAAAAGTTTACGAAAATCACTCTGCCTATGCTAAGTCCAGTTATACTGTTTAACACAATCATGCAAACAATTGCTGCATTTATGACATTTGTACCTGCCTTTATTATTTCAAAAGGTACTGGTGGTCCGTTAGATGGTACACTTCTTTACTCACTCTATCTTTTCATTCAAGGCTTCGAATTCTTTAATATGGGGTATGCATCTGCGATGGCCTGGGTGATGTTAATTATTGTTGGACTATTAACTGCACTCATATTTTTCTCATCGAAGTATTGGGTTCACTATGAATCTGAGGGAGGGAAATAA
- a CDS encoding carbohydrate ABC transporter permease: protein MKKPKWWIYHILVGGFALLMLYPVIWLLMSSFKPSETIFVTAKSLIPDPWILTNFSQGWEGIGGNSFGVFIKNTVVLVILTMIGQVISSAFIAFGFARLEFVGKNFWFAIMMVTLMLPYEVVMIPQYIIFSKLGWLDSIKPIAVPAYFGHPFFIFLLVQFIRTIPRELDEAATIDGCSTFKIFYKIILPLIRPALATAAIFSFYWTWDNLLGPVLYLNSPDKYTVSMALNMFLSNETVSNWGAMFAMSIVTLIPVFVVFFLFQRHVVEGISTSGLKG from the coding sequence ATGAAAAAACCAAAATGGTGGATTTATCATATCTTGGTTGGCGGATTTGCTTTGTTAATGCTTTATCCTGTTATTTGGCTGTTAATGAGCTCCTTTAAACCAAGTGAAACAATCTTTGTAACAGCAAAATCTTTAATTCCTGATCCTTGGATCTTAACAAATTTTAGTCAAGGCTGGGAAGGAATCGGTGGTAATTCGTTTGGCGTTTTTATTAAAAACACAGTAGTACTTGTTATTTTAACGATGATTGGTCAAGTCATATCATCTGCTTTTATCGCGTTTGGCTTCGCTAGACTGGAGTTTGTAGGGAAAAACTTTTGGTTTGCGATTATGATGGTCACATTAATGCTACCTTATGAGGTTGTTATGATTCCGCAATACATTATTTTTTCTAAATTAGGTTGGCTTGATTCGATTAAGCCGATTGCTGTACCAGCCTATTTCGGACATCCGTTTTTCATTTTTCTCTTAGTCCAATTTATCAGGACTATCCCAAGAGAGCTTGATGAAGCAGCTACAATTGATGGGTGTAGTACATTTAAAATTTTTTATAAGATTATCCTTCCGTTAATTAGACCAGCTTTGGCTACAGCAGCAATCTTCTCGTTTTATTGGACTTGGGATAATTTATTAGGACCGGTTTTATATTTAAATAGCCCTGATAAATATACAGTTTCTATGGCATTAAATATGTTTTTAAGTAATGAAACAGTTTCAAACTGGGGTGCCATGTTTGCAATGTCTATTGTCACATTAATACCGGTATTCGTTGTTTTTTTCTTATTCCAAAGACATGTTGTGGAAGGAATCAGTACAAGTGGATTAAAGGGTTAA
- a CDS encoding YesL family protein: protein METHGFLGGVHNVLEWISRLALLNILWIFFSILGLGIFGFFPATAAMFSVVRRWSLREMNFSISSTFWKAYKKEFIKSNILGMILTLIGIVLIIDVYYLKQASSFIQQLLSVPFLILSILFVCMLLYVFPMYVHYEMKVLQVLKNSFFVMIMNPLSTLMMLVCGAGLMILLSFAPPLLLICSGNLVALLITRPAMNAFQKINDKQQERIVQNGKRQELINQE, encoded by the coding sequence ATGGAGACTCATGGATTTTTAGGTGGTGTTCATAATGTGTTGGAATGGATTTCAAGATTGGCGCTATTAAATATTTTATGGATCTTCTTTTCTATCCTTGGATTAGGAATTTTTGGTTTTTTTCCTGCGACAGCTGCTATGTTTTCGGTTGTGAGAAGGTGGTCATTACGAGAAATGAACTTTTCTATCTCTTCAACATTTTGGAAGGCGTATAAAAAAGAGTTTATAAAAAGTAATATTCTTGGAATGATTCTTACATTGATAGGTATTGTGCTAATAATTGATGTGTATTATCTGAAACAGGCTTCTTCATTCATACAACAGCTATTATCCGTTCCTTTTTTAATTCTTTCTATTTTATTTGTATGCATGTTGCTATATGTTTTTCCAATGTATGTGCATTATGAAATGAAGGTCCTGCAGGTTCTAAAAAACTCGTTTTTTGTTATGATCATGAATCCATTATCAACTTTAATGATGCTAGTGTGTGGAGCAGGCTTGATGATCTTGCTTTCTTTTGCTCCACCATTACTTCTAATATGCAGTGGAAATTTAGTAGCTCTTCTAATAACAAGGCCTGCAATGAATGCTTTTCAGAAAATCAATGATAAGCAACAAGAGCGCATAGTACAAAATGGAAAGAGGCAGGAATTAATCAATCAGGAATAA
- a CDS encoding ABC transporter substrate-binding protein: MKKYLFFTLTLIVMFTLTSCNSEEQSQRDVMEEEDITIKVAWWGGQPRHEYTTKIIEMFEAEHPNINIEPEFANWDDYWNNLEPMAAGNQLPDVLQMDMAFLSQYGEKGLLEDLSPYVEKGIIDVSSIDKSIVNSGKIGDKLFGFTIGINVLSVISNDILMNIAGVTIDEDSWTWDDMEQIAVDIKKTAGVYGSNGMHPPDIFFPYYLRTKGEQFYNNEGTALAYSDDQLFIDYFYRQLRLIDEGAFPTPDEVVAAGRTMETDFIVTGSTAITWNYSNQYASFDPLTNAPLTLHLPPEHLENKALFLKPSMLFSVPKSSKHKEEAAKFIHYFVSNVEANKLMKGERGVPVSSKVSEAIKPVLTEGEMKILNYVEKAKSMTDEFYPPDPVGSSQVMKVLKDISDEILFRKITPEEGAKKFRKQANEILQNNQ, from the coding sequence ATGAAAAAGTATTTGTTTTTTACCCTGACCCTTATAGTGATGTTTACCCTCACTTCTTGCAACTCAGAGGAGCAATCGCAAAGAGATGTAATGGAGGAAGAGGATATTACGATTAAAGTAGCATGGTGGGGAGGTCAGCCAAGACATGAATATACAACTAAAATTATTGAAATGTTTGAAGCTGAACATCCAAACATTAATATTGAACCGGAGTTTGCAAACTGGGATGACTATTGGAATAATTTAGAGCCGATGGCCGCGGGGAATCAACTTCCAGATGTGCTTCAGATGGATATGGCTTTTTTGTCTCAATATGGTGAGAAAGGCTTACTAGAAGATTTATCTCCATATGTCGAAAAGGGGATCATTGACGTTTCTTCCATTGATAAAAGCATAGTAAACAGCGGTAAGATAGGTGACAAATTATTCGGATTTACAATAGGGATCAATGTTTTATCTGTTATTTCTAATGACATATTAATGAATATAGCAGGCGTCACGATTGATGAAGATAGTTGGACTTGGGATGATATGGAGCAGATTGCAGTGGATATAAAGAAAACAGCAGGAGTTTATGGATCTAATGGGATGCATCCACCAGATATTTTCTTTCCATATTATTTAAGAACAAAAGGAGAGCAATTCTATAATAATGAAGGAACAGCGCTTGCTTATTCTGATGATCAATTGTTTATTGATTATTTTTATAGACAACTAAGGTTAATTGATGAAGGTGCATTTCCTACCCCGGATGAGGTGGTCGCTGCGGGAAGAACGATGGAAACAGATTTTATCGTAACAGGAAGTACAGCAATCACCTGGAATTACTCCAATCAATATGCTAGCTTTGATCCGTTAACAAATGCACCGTTAACGCTTCACTTGCCACCTGAACATCTTGAAAATAAGGCATTATTCTTAAAACCAAGTATGCTATTTTCTGTTCCAAAAAGTTCAAAGCATAAAGAAGAAGCAGCAAAATTTATTCATTATTTCGTTTCTAATGTAGAAGCCAATAAGTTAATGAAGGGTGAACGAGGAGTGCCGGTTTCATCAAAAGTATCTGAAGCCATTAAACCAGTTCTTACTGAAGGGGAAATGAAGATTCTAAACTATGTAGAGAAAGCAAAATCAATGACAGATGAATTTTACCCACCAGATCCAGTAGGAAGCTCACAGGTAATGAAGGTGTTGAAAGATATTTCTGATGAGATTTTATTTAGGAAGATAACACCTGAAGAAGGAGCAAAGAAATTTAGAAAGCAAGCTAACGAAATTCTACAAAATAATCAATAG
- a CDS encoding glycoside hydrolase family 88/105 protein has protein sequence MPKLQFEEAEITELLDRVVKRTFEMDFSWDWPGGVAFYGVAAAYEATEKQEYIDLLKNWVDEWLEDGLPKLSINGVSIGHCLITLYNVTEDEKYLTVIKEMAEYLQHDAPRFADGIFQHTVNSVKHVFPEQAWVDTMMMAGLFLLRVGRLLDREDYFRDGLKQYHGHEDFLQDSLTNLYYHGWDNIAKNHMSSIYWARGNGWAALTMAKALELVDVQDPSYMIIDCTLRDQLSALVRLQAENGLWRTIVDDPSSYYEISGSSAIAAALLTRGSLYNKYIQKSIEGIVNEIEEDGKVSKVSAGTAVMNDAEGYKNVPYKRIQGWGQGLTLVFLAELVKSNKKVYC, from the coding sequence ATGCCAAAACTACAATTTGAGGAAGCTGAAATAACTGAATTACTAGATAGAGTTGTCAAACGTACATTTGAAATGGATTTTAGCTGGGATTGGCCCGGAGGTGTTGCTTTTTATGGTGTAGCAGCAGCCTATGAAGCAACAGAAAAACAAGAATATATTGATCTATTAAAAAATTGGGTTGATGAATGGCTTGAAGATGGTTTGCCTAAACTTTCTATAAATGGAGTGTCGATCGGTCATTGTCTTATTACTTTGTACAATGTAACAGAAGATGAAAAATATTTAACTGTTATAAAAGAAATGGCAGAGTACCTTCAACATGATGCGCCACGTTTTGCTGATGGAATCTTTCAACATACAGTAAATTCAGTAAAGCATGTTTTTCCAGAACAGGCTTGGGTGGATACGATGATGATGGCAGGTTTATTTCTACTAAGAGTTGGTCGATTGCTAGACCGAGAAGATTACTTTAGAGATGGATTAAAACAATATCATGGTCATGAAGATTTTCTGCAAGATTCTCTTACAAATCTTTATTATCATGGCTGGGACAATATTGCAAAAAATCATATGTCATCAATCTATTGGGCTCGTGGTAATGGGTGGGCAGCTTTAACGATGGCGAAAGCATTAGAGTTAGTTGATGTTCAAGATCCTTCTTACATGATTATTGACTGCACGTTACGAGATCAATTAAGTGCGTTAGTGAGACTTCAAGCTGAAAACGGGTTATGGCGTACAATCGTTGATGATCCTTCGTCGTACTATGAAATTTCGGGTTCATCAGCCATTGCAGCGGCACTTCTTACTAGAGGAAGTCTTTATAATAAGTATATTCAAAAATCGATCGAGGGTATTGTCAACGAAATTGAAGAAGATGGAAAGGTCTCAAAGGTTTCAGCTGGAACAGCCGTTATGAATGATGCAGAAGGATATAAAAATGTACCATATAAGCGTATTCAAGGTTGGGGCCAAGGGTTAACACTCGTCTTTTTAGCAGAATTAGTAAAAAGTAATAAAAAGGTATATTGCTAA
- a CDS encoding rhamnogalacturonan acetylesterase: MTVDKQTIYIAGDSTAANCPEAEAPMAGWGQLFHTFFIDNIRIQNEAMGGRSSNSFIEEGRLQAILEQMKPNDYLFIQFGHNDQKSYGTEPYTSYQEHLAQYILGAREKKAIPILLTSVQRRTFTEDGKIENTLGEYPEAMRQLAARLDVPLIDMWAKTKELYERFGIEDSKRLFTILLPNVHHNYPDGIEDNTHFSEDGALEIGKLVIEGMKELQLPVVSHLKQ, translated from the coding sequence GTGACTGTTGATAAACAAACGATTTATATAGCAGGAGATTCCACTGCTGCTAATTGTCCTGAGGCAGAGGCACCAATGGCTGGCTGGGGACAATTATTTCATACCTTCTTTATAGACAATATTAGAATTCAAAACGAAGCAATGGGAGGAAGAAGCTCTAATAGTTTTATAGAAGAAGGTAGACTTCAAGCTATTTTGGAGCAAATGAAACCAAATGACTATTTATTTATTCAATTTGGTCATAACGATCAAAAGTCATATGGAACAGAACCATATACCTCTTATCAAGAGCATTTAGCTCAATATATTCTTGGGGCTCGGGAGAAGAAAGCGATTCCTATTTTACTAACTTCTGTCCAACGACGTACATTTACCGAAGACGGAAAAATTGAGAATACATTAGGAGAATATCCCGAGGCAATGAGGCAATTAGCAGCAAGGTTAGATGTACCTTTAATCGATATGTGGGCAAAAACAAAAGAATTATACGAACGTTTTGGGATAGAGGATTCTAAAAGATTATTCACTATTTTGCTACCAAATGTTCATCATAATTATCCAGATGGGATTGAAGATAACACCCATTTTAGTGAAGACGGAGCTTTAGAAATTGGGAAGTTGGTTATAGAGGGGATGAAGGAGCTTCAATTGCCTGTTGTTTCTCATTTAAAACAATAA